The following are encoded together in the Oreochromis niloticus isolate F11D_XX linkage group LG12, O_niloticus_UMD_NMBU, whole genome shotgun sequence genome:
- the LOC112848310 gene encoding general transcription factor II-I repeat domain-containing protein 2-like, with protein MEELDLDWAKLASITTDGAPCMVGASRGLIGRMNREMEERGLTAPLQVHCIIHQQALCCKVLKWESVMKAVVSCINFIRANGLKHRQFQQFLSELESAYGDVLYYTEVRWLSRGRVLRRFYELLPEINAFLHSKGKTVPELIDQEWKWHLAFLTDVTEMLNGLNLQLQGQRKLICDMYSHIKALELKLTLLLEQVKKHNFTHLPATQNLSAENPAVLFPAEKCVEALEMLKAELSVRFRQLHAHAKEIRLFQNPFVADIDEAQSFYQFELAELQNCDVLKDAFKPNSLVDFYAALPNDTYPNIKKNTQ; from the coding sequence ATGGAAGAGTTGGATCTGGACTGGGCAAAGCTTGCTAGCATCACGACTGACGGGGCTCCTTGTATGGTGGGCGCATCTCGGGGCCTAATAGGACGCATGAACCGCGAGATGGAAGAACGGGGTCTCACTGCCCCTCTACAAGTCCACTGCATAATTCACCAGCAAGCGCTTTGCTGCAAAGTGTTGAAGTGGGAGTCTGTCATGAAGGCTGTGGTATCATGCATAAACTTCATCAGAGCAAATGGACTTAAACACAGGCAGTTCCAACAATTCCTGTCTGAACTGGAATCTGCGTACGGAGATGTGCTGTACTACACAGAGGTCCGATGGTTGAGCCGCGGCAGAGTTTTGAGGCGTTTTTACGAGCTCCTACCCGAAATTAACGCATTTCTTCATTCAAAAGGCAAAACGGTCCCAGAGCTGATCGACCAGGAATGGAAGTGGCACCTCGCATTTTTAACAGACGTGACGGAAATGCTGAACGGCCTTAACTTGCAGCTACAAGGCCAGAGGAAACTCATTTGTGACATGTATTCCCACATAAAAGCATTGGAGTTGAAACTAACGCTGCTTTTGGAACAAGTGAAAAAGCACAACTTCACCCATCTCCCTGCTACCCAAAACCTTTCTGCAGAGAACCCAGCGGTCCTGTTCCCAGCTGAAAAGTGTGTGGAAGCACTGGAAATGCTGAAGGCGGAATTGAGTGTGCGATTCCGTCAACTACATGCTCATGCAAAAGAAATCCGTCTTTTCCAAAACCCCTTTGTTGCCGACATCGATGAAGCCCAGTCTTTTTATCAGTTTGAACTGGCCGAGTTACAGAACTGTGATGTTCTGAAAGACGCATTCAAGCCCAACAGTCTCGTTGACTTCTATGCCGCCCTCCCAAATGACACGTAccctaacataaaaaaaaacacgcaATGA